A window of Magallana gigas chromosome 8, xbMagGiga1.1, whole genome shotgun sequence genomic DNA:
taaaaaagatttattgaTGTTTAAAATTGGATAATAcaacaatataataattttattcgaaataatataatataaaaatatatccaaattaacattaatattcttaaaaacaCATATCATTTAATACTTCTACAGTAtacaaaatataagtaaaacctaaataaaataaaataataaggacgtttaaaattttaaaatatgtaatcaGTGTAATCAGTGTCATTTACTaaaacgttgtttcaacgtaGAAAAGTGGTTGATATCATCAACGTTGAAAATAAGTTGGGTCTTCAACGTGGAATCAACGTTGAGTTATGGTTTGGGTTTCAACGTAGAAACTTCAACGTTGATCCAACGTTGAATAATGGTTGATCAACGTTGCAACTTGATTTCAACCATTTCTCAACGTTGAAACAATGTCGGAGAACTGATATTGACTATCATTTCCTCCTTGCGAGTTTTCAGTATTCCCTCAAATCAATTTgaaaacatgttttacatagtTATGATTCAGAGAAATAAATAACCAATaaagttaaaggggcatggtcacgattttggtcaaaattatttttccgttttgaatatttacaatgctttaaaaaggCACTttaaataggcaaccgaaatttgagtgtcatttgttgagttataagcgagttacagtgtttgaaattcttcgctatgtacacaaagtgtttgtttacattttgaacattgaattaaaaatttcagctttaaacctaaaacaaatgtgtttaacgttagaaactgtttatctgtgcttaaaataaattaaaataaaaatagacaaaaaagctggaaaaagttttttttactggtatacttaaccaatgtaaacaaaaacagggcacgagccttgtttacacgacaaaaattgtgagccctgtatcctgcttataactctacgaatgactctcaaattttatttgatcatcagatatgcatttctaaagcatttaaattataaaaacataaaaatagaatttgaccaaaatcgtgaccatgcccctttaagggttgagaaaatctttattattgaaaaatgtttgGAAGACATATCCcatcaaaatacaatgtatatttgaaagtttcttctttaaagtaacaaaacattcgatgaaaaactatTGATTTCTTCAATAGAAAAACATGATTAACAATCATGAACACCCTCCTTATCAGAGGGAAGTACTATATCCAGcattattgataaaacaaatgtcaataccttggtgccccccccccacctatATGAAAAACAGCCCTGCATCAGTCGTGAAAACTCAATTGAGTGAACGGATTTTATTTTGGGTATTAAAATGGAGTATGATATCGTTGCTTAATCTGCCTATGTAGAACATCCCAGACATGTTCAGTATGGGTAAGGTTTGATGACTACGCAGGCCTTTACATTTTCTTTGGAGCCTTTGCCTTAAGACACTTGTTCACAATGTTAGCTCTGTGGTTGTAATATGGCCTTACCACACACGAGAACGTATTCTGTACTTATGTATGGACCCAGCAAATGAACTCACGATTGGgtgaaaaatatgatttcttcACCCAATAACTGTCaatggtttatttttgatgaCATACAACTCATTGAACCCTTGATTGAAATGTTTCCTCGCACAATAACAACCTCTATCCAAGTGATCACATTGAGCCACAAAGCAGTCACTGAATTGTacattcttttgtttttaaacacaaaatctTCCATTATTAAAGTCtacatataattttaattcGTCAGTAATAAGTATGATTCTaaagaaacagaaaatttgCATGATCACTTGCACAATCTATTCCCCGTTTTCTGTAACCTGCAGTAAAAATATGACGTACTGATAGCCGCCTTGCCTTCAAGTTAGCTTCATGGAGCTTATTTCAGCAATACTAATTAGTAATCTTTCTTCAGACTGTCCCTGTATGATTCAACGAAAGTCCCTGTTTAAGGCAACAGTCGAACTGAATCCGTTTTGCTTTGGTAGAGTTGGCGGTCCTACCGGGCCATCGTACATCGTGATGATTTCTTCATTACTCTTTCACTAGTAACAATAAAGTTTGCAGCATCCCTATGGCGGTCTTTGAGGCATTACGTGTAATACGTTTCTGCATGAATAATCTTAATTGTTACTATTAAATTaagaatattgttttttatttcatcatgcAAATAATTTTGATGGGACAGCCCGAAATCATGATTCCGCATATCAGTACTCttaatactttgatatttatttcgTTTACTATTTAAAACAAGATTATagtgtaattttatataaaacaaactcACGCCACGGCAATCTGGCGTATCAATAATGATCTACTAAACCAGCTGCAATTATCACGTTTACTTATCGGCAAAAGATCACTTTTTATGCTTTTCACATGATGTAAAAATTTCTCAGAATTTATACAATTgcatattttcttatatattttttcatattattattttaaattgttgcTTTTAGTGTGTGCTTTCTGATTTTTATTGCAAGAAAGTCAGAAAGtttatattgtaaattaaattcTTATCTGGCACTGTCTCCAAAAAATGTAAACCATAAACTTTTATTCGGTGAATTTTAACACAATTTCTATGAGTGTGGTCACCCCGCGATTCAACATATCGTTGATTGAGCAAACCTATGCTTTGTTGAcgagttgtcaataaccaggcAAACTTAGTTGTGTTTGTGCACATATTagttaacaaataaaaaacattattttgatactTTTGATACTTTGCggaacttatttcttatgcgcAGTTAGATGGTGATGCAAAAGAAAAATCTGGACGAATGCCAGACTGGACGATCGCTAAAAGACTTTCAAACATCTTTAGAATGTGAAAGTCTTCTGTAGGTTCTCTACGGAATTAACAgcataaattattgttttaacatCAACAAATCTGTAATCGGTGCATTTATTATACCGAGTCAAGTTAAAAGAATTAAGAATTTTAGAATGTTTCCTTCTCCCCCCTTACACTATGTTAATtacaaattgatttaaaaacgtGTGTATAAAGTCAACAATAATAAGTATTCAGTTAAAGCTAGGTTTCTTCAGGAAGACTTGAGGTGTCTATTGTTGGATGGGCGATCCCCTTGACTAATCACTCCATTCTTCCCTCTGAGATTGTCCGGTGCGGGGGTCTCGGCACTCCAGTCTATACTAAACACAGACACCTCTTCGTCCCGTGCGGAGGGGGTGAGGAATTGTTGTGACAGCCATGTGTAGAACCTGCCCACCGTTAGTATAAGTAGTGCCTGGTGAGTCATTGCACAGATTCTGTAGTACGGCCTGTAGAACGGGTCCGACACCCAGGGACAAAGCATGGTATTTAGGTTCACTAATGAGATCTGTTAAGTTTAAACAGGAAATATGAGTTGTCCTGATCAATGGCAAACATTTCTATAAGCAATAATGAAAGCATTGCATTCTACAGGTCCACTATGGAATTCACAGCAGCAACTGATGTTTTAACATCAACAAATCTGAAAACAGTGCAATTATTATATCCATCAAGTAAAGGATTAAAAATTCTGTAAATTTTGCCTCGTCCCCCATAAACAATGCTAATCACAAAATGCTATTAAAAACCTGTGTATAAAGTCAACAATTACAAGTGGTCAGTTAAAGCTAGGTTTCCTCAGGAGGACTTGAGGTGTCCGTTGTTGGGCGGGCGATCCCCATGACTAATCACTCCATTCTTCCCTCTGAGATTGTCCGGTGCGGGGTTCTCGGCACTCCAGTCTATACTAAACACAGACACCCCTTCGTCCCGTGCGGAGGGGGTGAGGAATTGTTGTGACAGCCATGTGTAGAACCTGCCCACCGTTGGTATAAGTAGTGCCTGGTGAGTCATTGCACAGATTCTGTAGTACGGCCCGTAGAACGGGTCCGACACCCAGGGACAAAGCATGGTATTTAGGTTCACTAATGAGATATGTTAAGTTTAAACAGGAAATATGAGTTGTCCTAATCAGTGGAaaacatttctataaaaaaaagtttatcaaGGTATTTCATCATATTTACATCTAAATTGAATACAAGCGTATGTACTCTTAGTAACATCAGTAAACATATCGTTTTATGGAaccattatgatattttttctggAACACTGTAAAACTGAAGTTTAAGCTTTATTTGTTCCTACGAAAGcagagaaggatcattcgagattcgagattcaaaatacgagaatcgaaatacgagattcaagattcgaaattcgagattcaatatctaaattaaccaatcaaatcatggatctgaaacctgtatcctagcaacatcaaactgttctaaataaagatcattcgtacatgctctttcctgcaaataaatgtcttaatagctcttatgtaatggttataaaatggtttaaattaacattgatgaattaaccccacacaatataaacaattaaattagtgataacactgttggctttgcgaatctttgtgattttgtttgtccTGTATGTATTTTCCCTCCGAACTATTTCAACCCgtagtgtattcgccccaactgtgtaaaaatagGCTCGCGaaaaaagatctgtttaatctaaataattaaaactgagtgtggttttagctatgaaacgaaattcaatgaaataatcgacatgtcaaaatataggttatgataaagttttaaaccatagaagatataatgatatacaacctcaacgacaacaatccagataggaatagtgtattgtagggtatcaaTGTCATTGTcgatataagagagagagagagagagagagagagagagagagagagagagagagagagagagagagagagagagagagagagagagagagagagagagagagagacagagagagagagagagagagagagagagatttgtagtgtcatattcaattttgatttagaatttgaaattgatttgatttgatacaagcatatatagacaattaGGACTCTcaaaggagaaaagagaggaggtagctagggtagggcagaccaactagcaagctttaatttgaacggtgttagcgcacgtgtgatttacatcgactctctctctctctctctctctctctctctctctctctctctctctctctctctctctcatcacctagcatttccttttccgtggaGGGGTTTGGGGTAATTGtgtgtgatgtcttacattagctagcgaaaatgataaaaaaaaaccatgaacttttctttaaattgtgtgcggatgttgtactcaataatctgttttcagtatatacatttcggggggaggggggctatatagtcctaatttaatttgtcagttattctgtccccacttcgTTCGCTCTTCGTTTCCAGCATTTTTTtgatttggctcggcaaattaatttcaaactttctgtgtagctccataacgatgcactatAGATATATTATGAGTAGTttaacttttgataaacaggtatatatatatacttgattaaatttgactcttataatcggatttaagtatgagtagttttacttttgagaaacaggtatatatatatatatatatatatatatatatatatatatatatatatatatatatatatatatatatatatatatatatatatatatacttgattatttgactcttataatcggatttaatgttccaataaatatagggtaggaaagagtagacgggacttttttgcgcatatcctactgtaccattcattcaacacatgTATAAGCACTCATCGACTTCgactttcctttttttattcaCTGGTTTTAAagcaattaatttttgaaaatatttagaatttatggcctgattatatataaattagagctgcgttGGTGCATCTACTagtatttacccaaatggaccaaaatataccCAAATGAATCTaacaaatttgacaaaattacttttaaacgactcatttttcaattctaatcgggtatgtcctttagaaaaatcttgaaccacacacatgtttagcaaataaaacgacaattgtttcattttttttatggggagggggtggtgccggtaaagacATTTATTGTTTGTGGCAGTTgggctatactctcatttgttataataagtaatactacatattgatataaaatgaaagtttccaattacacggtacatagcttctatcatgcatgTTGACCCgcgcgatagtttaaaacagttttcaaagcatttaatgtaattcaaccgatcatttttggaaataatttttctggatccccgcctgatacgtccgcctccatgtacattagaattacatgtacattgactatatgtaaacattaacttaatcggctatgttatgtgaggataacattttttatcaatgtatttgcaggataggtaacaaataacagcctatttgttggTTTCCGCACtggttatttgagataatttgccgccatcttctATGCATTCCCCACACCACACACAGTTTccttatttggtgttctgtgtgtatggcgacaaattggtaaatttgcacttCTCGCCCTTTGTAGCTTCACCCTtaatacattttatctggctaagtgtaatgtagtagtatatttaaaagtacacacatctttgcagtgcttatttacatctttagagagttacttacatacaaagtaaacttttgtatgatttatatgcaattattgtcaattttggtgcgtggggggggggtgggtgggtaggaaactacagagaaactcaACTTGGGTGTGATACATATGCCTGTCTATACCTTCTagtctttcttgttgatatatcaatgaatgaattataacaaactacaacaataaattttgaaaaattcatgcacaatcaaatttttaaaattttactgttctctgcacaagaaatcggcaatgtgaacaaattggcacctattatccctacctttaattgtacagaatatgtatccttctatattggtTACATGTGTATGCGCATGTGTCAAGGTGGTTAGCAGTGAGTGAGGAAGGAGAGTGaattttttacaaagttttcatttttcccAGTGGATTTCTTATGAGAAAATGCTGTGTGCCGTTTATTACACTATCCCGTTTCAATAGGATGAGTTCTGTGTCTCCAGTGAAACCACCGAAGAAGAAAAAACGAACTAAATCCAAAACGGGAGGTCAGGAAGACAATATGGCGTCTAACATGAACACTACTATGACGGGTCCTGCTCCTAGCATATTTCAACATCCAGGTACCAGTCCAGTCCCTACACAACAACAGCATTACCACCAATCGGCAGTGGATCCACAATTTTATGCAAGTACGCATCCTACTCATATGCAACAAAACTTTCAACCGAACATTCAATCGAACATTCCTAACAATAACATTCCGTCACCAAGTACAGGCGTTCCACCTCAGTGGGCGCTAGATATATTTAGCAGATTAGACGGAATTTCTCGCCGTCTCGAAAAGCTTGACAGTATCCAATCATCAATAAGTGCTATACAGAGAGAAGTGAAAACCCTTTCTTCGAGAGTTGGTGAAGTGGAGAAAAGCCAAGAATTTCTTTCCAAGACAGTAgaggaaaacaaacaaaaaaccgaGGGAAACAGCTGTGTTATGAGCAGGTTAAAATTAGAACTTGAGGAGTCCATTAAACTAAACACacaaatgaaagaagaaattctGGACTTACAGTGCAGATCGATGAGAGATAACCTGCTGTTTTACAACATCAAGGAGGCTCAAAACAAAGAAACTGAGGATTGTGTCCGAATTATTCAGGATATCTGTTCATCTGAATTGGAAATAATGGAAGACGTCAGTATCGAGAGAGCCCACAGGATCGGCAAAAGAGAGAGTGGAAAGATTCGCCCGATTGTTGTGAAATTCACCAGATTTCCTCAGCGGGAGCTTGTGCGTAAGAGTGCATCTAAGTTGAAAAACACAGATCTCTCCATTTCCGAGCAATTCCCAAGGGAAATCCAAGACAGAAGAAAACAACTTCTTCCAGTGCTGAAGCAAGCGAAGGCCAACAACAGGAAAACGGTTTTTGTTAAAGATAAGCTTTTCATTGATGGGCGACTCTACAGACAGGACCAGGGAACAACACCATTACCAAACCGCAAGGGATCCCAGTCGAGGTGAGGAGGTCCGGAGAATGAAAATACCCTCAAAATTATTAGTTGGAACATTAACGGTGGTTTTGTAAACAAGTGGGGTCAATTAAAGCACTAACTGTGTACATACGACATTATATGTCTATCGGAATGTTGGATTCGTAAAGACTTCTCCGTTGATGTGGAAGGCTATAAAACACACATTTTCCATAGAGATTCTAGATCCGTCCAGGGAGGAGGaactattattttgataaaagatatatatgataaatatgtgTCTGTTATtgattctttatacgatatgaTTATATTTGGTTCAAAATTGACAAATCTCTTTGTGTATATAAATGCGATGTGTATTGCGCATTTACATATTTACCCCCTGCGaattctgtatttttaaaaaatctaaattgtgataTCTTTAGTGAATAAGAAAattttttgtgtaattatttGAATCAAggtgatgtttttgtttttggagaCTTTAATAGTAGAACGCAATCATTACcagattttattgaaaatgattcattacataatgatattttagataGTCTGCCTACATATACAGCTGACAGCAAGTTACCTGTAAGAACGAACCCTGACACTGGGCATAATGAATATGGTACAAAACTATTGTTATTATGTAAGACCACAGGTCTTCGTATTGTGAATGGAAGACATAAAGGCGGTCACGCAaatgatttttctttcaatgagTCACGTGGACTCAGTACAATTGATTATTTACTATCACCTGTTCATATGTTTGATTGTTTTCATAAGTTTATTGTCTGTAATTTCAATGCTTTTTCTGACCATGCACCACTACACATAGAACTGCACATTAGTATGAACAACAACCCATGCCAAAAGCCGGCTGACTCGCATGAATACTCTCAACGTAAACGTTCCTCATGGAAAGTGAAACACCTCGGACCGTGCACAGAATCTATTATCCAAAATCAACACAGATTGAATGATTGTATTAATATTGAACATATCTCATCTCAAACTGACATGGATTTTtgtattaacaaatttaatgaagtttttcatgaaattgtagatccattttttgaaatcaagaaatttGACACCAGTGATTGTAACACtagaagaaatcaaacaaagcaagataatgtacatgaattatatttatctaCAAGTGATAAACCATGGTTCGACTGTAAATTAAAATCACTGTATAAAGAGTATATTGTTGCATTACGTAAATTCAATTCTTGTAAAAGTGTTGTTAATCATCAAGTATTGATATGCAAAAAGCGCACATATAAGCTTTGTGAAGCTAAATGCAAAAGACAGTATTTATTGAATGAAGGTCAAAGACtagaaattcttaaaaaaaataatcctaagcagttttttgcaaaatttaaacgaaaatctaattttaaatcTAATGTGCAACTAAGTGAGttttttgatcattttaaatGAACTTCACAAAGCAATGTTACTATTGATAATGATATCTCCAATGATGCTGAAGATTGTACTTTTGAAGAACTAGATAAGGATATTGATGTTGAAGAAATTAAAGTagttattaagaaattaaaaaaaggtaaatcaCATGGTGACGACTGTTTacttaatgaatatttcattgaatttgaagAATATTTGTTGCCTATCCTACATAGACTTTTTAATTGTATACTACAAACAGGTTTCTTTCCTGAATCATGGTCTTCTTCTATTATTGTgcctatttttaaaaagggagataaatctgATCCTAATAATTATAGAGGAATCAGCCTTGTTAGCAACATGTGTAAACTTTTTACTTCCGTATTGAACAACAGACTTATAACATGGTCAGATGAAAATGATGTCCTTACTGATGCACAATTTGGTTTTAAATCTAAATGTGGTACAAGTGATGCAATCTTTGCTCTACATACTTTAATTACTACATCGTTGGCtagtaataataaaaaactttaCTGTGCCTTTATTGATTTCAGAAAAGCATTTGACTCTGTTGATAGGTCTAAACTTTGGatgaaattgtcaaaaattGGTATCCAAGGAAAACTTCTACGTGTTATAAAAGGGttgtataaaaatgttaaagcaTGTGTGACTTCTGATGGACACTTGAGTGATTTCTTTAACAGCAATCTTGGTTTAATGCAAGGTGAAGTACTTTCacccattttatttaatttgtatgtaaatgattttgaaatcaattttttaaattctgaatgtGTACCATTTGAAATTTCATCACTGAATCTTTTCCTTCTTATGTATGCTGATGACATGGTGATTTTTTCAGAAACAATTGCTGGTCTTCAATCACTTTTGGATGAATTAACATATTATTGTAGCACATGGAAATTAC
This region includes:
- the LOC117690098 gene encoding transmembrane protein 164-like yields the protein MLTGAHIAILFPVINTRLLPFETEVYYMQHFLILVIPFYLIKIGGSYTAEPINDFSWVLVSMGVQYIIYFIPVQYIAYISLVNLNTMLCPWVSDPFYRPYYRICAMTHQALLILTVGRFYTWLSQQFLTPSARDEEVSVFSIDWSAETPAPDNLRGKNGVISQGDRPSNNRHLKSS